From Vitis vinifera cultivar Pinot Noir 40024 chromosome 14, ASM3070453v1, a single genomic window includes:
- the LOC100247769 gene encoding protein SUPPRESSOR OF QUENCHING 1, chloroplastic isoform X2 gives MFDAIVSADAFENLKPAPDIFLAASKILDVPPGECIVIEDALAGVQAAKAAQMRCIAVTTTLPEETLKAAGPSLIRKEIGNVSVHDILTGGSDCPNEKIQGSQYINSFEQTSPEVLKEGAESVSIQETNSDGGGVLSIAGLQGSRRDMVRYGSLGIALSCLAFAVSNWKAMQYASPKAIWNLLFGVNRPTFGKNEGESQTGRIQQFVNYISDLESRGNATTVPEFPSQLDWLNSAPLQLRRDLKGKVVVLDFWTYCCINCMHVLPDLEFLETKYKDKPFTVVGVHSAKFDNEKDLEAIRNAVLRYGINHPVVNDGDMYLWRELGVNSWPTFAVVGPNGKLLAQLSGEGRRKDLDDIVAAALIFYGEKKMLDNSPLPLSLEKENDPRLLTSPLKFPGKLAIDVINNRLFISDSNHNRIVVTDLNGNYILQIGSTGEEGLRDGSFDDATFNRPQGLAYNAKKNLLYVADTENHALREIDFVNETVQTLAGNGTKGSDYQGGGKGATQLLNSPWDVCFEPINEIVYIAMAGQHQIWEHNTLDGVTRAFSGDGYERNLNGYSSTSTSFAQPSGISLSPDLKEVYIADSESSSIRALDLKTGGSRLLAGGDTVFSDNLFRFGDHDGVGSEVLLQHPLGVSCGKDGQIYVADSYNHKIKKLDPATGRVSTLAGTGKAGFKDGRALAAQLSEPSGIVEVENGVLFIADTNNSVIRYLDLKKKEADLVTLELKGVQPPIPKSRSLKRLRRRSSADTQTITADGTSSNEGNLYIRISVPEGYHFSKEAQSKFSIETEPETTMVIAPLDGILSPGGFATLHFRRSSPSAFMARVNCKVYYCKEDEVCLYQSVAFEVPFRDAIPGSSPAEISLDYAVKPKTPTNSLLAVAR, from the exons AT GTTCGATGCTATTGTATCAGCAGATGCATTTGAGAATTTGAAACCTGCACCAGATATTTTTTTAGCGGCATCAAAGATCTTGGATGTGCCCCCTGGTGAG TGTATTGTAATTGAAGATGCACTAGCTGGAGTACAAGCTGCCAAGGCTGCACAAATGAG ATGTATAGCTGTGACAACTACATTACCGGAAGAGACTCTAAAAGCAGCTGGTCCTTCACTTATCAGAAAGGAGATAGGAAATGTTTCAGTGCATGATATTCTCACTGGTGGCTCTGATTGCCCTA ATGAGAAGATACAGGGATCTCAGtatattaattcttttgaaCAAACTTCACCTGAAGTGCTTAAAGAAGGAGCAGAAAGTGTATCAATCCAGGAAACAAACTCTGATGGTGGTGGGGTCCTCTCAATTGCGGG GTTGCAGGGTTCACGGCGAGATATGGTGAGATATGGAAGTTTGGGCATTGCTCTCTCTTGTCTTGCATTTGCTGTCTCAAACTGGAAG GCAATGCAATATGCATCTCCTAAAGCTATTTGGAATTTATTGTTTGGAGTCAATCGTCCTACTTTTGGAAAGAATGAAG GGGAATCTCAAACTGGAAGAATCCAACAATTTGTGAACTATATATCTGATTTGGAAAGCAG GGGAAATGCTACTACTGTGCCTGAGTTTCCATCTCAACTTGATTGGCTGAATTCGGCTCCCCTTCAATTACGCAGG GATCTGAAAGGCAAGGTGGTTGTACTGGATTTTTGGACCTATTGTTGTATAAATTGTATGCATGTCTTGCCAGATCTAGAATTTTTGGAGACAAAGTACAAAGATAAGCCG TTCACTGTTGTGGGAGTGCATTCTGCAAAGTTTGATAATGAGAAAGACTTAGAGGCCATCCGCAATGCAGTTTTACGCTATGGCATCAATCATCCA GTTGTCAATGATGGAGATATGTATTTATGGAGAGAGCTAGGTGTGAATTCATGGCCTACATTTGCTGTTGTTGGGCCTAATGGTAAGCTCCTTGCACAGTTATCAGGTGAAGGTCGCCGAAAG gACCTTGATGATATAGTGGCAGCAGCTCTTATTTTTTATGGCGAAAAGAAAATGTTAGACAACTCTCCACTTCCCTTGAGTTTGGAGAAAGAGAATGATCCCCGTTTATTGACATCTCCTTTGAAGTTTCCTGGAAAGCTGGCAATTGATGTCATCAACAACAGGCTGTTCATTTCAGACAGTAACCATAACCGCATA GTGGTTACAGACCTAAATGGGAATTATATTCTCCAGATCGGGAGCACAGGAGAAGAGGGTCTACGTGATGGTAGCTTTGATGATGCCACCTTCAATCGCCCTCAG GGTCTGGCTTACAATGCAAAGAAAAATCTCCTCTATGTTGCAGATACTGAAAACCATGCTTTGAG GGAGATTGACTTTGTTAATGAGACAGTACAAACTCTTGCTGGAAATGGAACAAAAGGTTCTGACTACCAAGGGGGAGGAAAAGGGGCAACTCAG CTCCTCAACTCTCCATGGGATGTCTGCTTCGAGCCAATCAATGAGATAGTTTATATTGCAATGGCTGGCCAACATCAGATCTGGGAACATAATACATTAGATGGAGTCACAAGAGCATTTAGTGGTGATGGTTATGAAAGAAACTTGAATGGATACAG CTCTACAAGCACATCATTTGCTCAACCTTCTGGAATTTCATTATCTCCTG ATCTAAAGGAAGTATATATTGCTGATAGTGAAAGTAGCTCCATACGGGCACTTGATCTGAAGACAGGAGGATCAAGATTGCTAGCTGGTGGGGATACAGTTTTCTCAGACAACTTGTTCCGG TTTGGAGATCATGACGGAGTAGGGTCTGAAGTCCTCCTTCAACATCCATTGGGTGTCTCGTGTGGAAAGGATGGTCAAATTTATGTAGCAGATTCTTATAATCACAAG ATCAAGAAGCTAGACCCAGCTACTGGAAGAGTTAGTACATTAGCAGGAACAGGGAAAGCAGGTTTCAAGGATGGAAGAGCCCTAGCTGCTCAG CTCTCAGAGCCATCAGGAATTGTTGAAGTAGAAAATG GGGTCCTTTTTATTGCTGATACAAACAACAGTGTAATAAGATACTTAgacttgaaaaagaaagaagctGATCTTGTTACTCTAGAGCTGAAAGGAGTTCAGCCTCCTATACCAAAATCCCGATCTTTGAAACGCCTTAGAAGACGATCATCAGCTGATACACAGACCATTACAGCTGATGGTACTTCATCCAATGAGGGAAATCTGTATATTAGAATATCAGTTCCAGAAGGGTACCATTTCTCAAAG GAAGCCCAGAGTAAATTCAGTATAGAAACTGAGCCTGAAACTACAATGGTCATTGCTCCCTTGGATGGAATCCTAAGCCCGGGAGGATTTGCAACTCTTCATTTTAGGAGATCCTCTCCGTCAGCTTTCATGGCAAGAGTAAATTGCAAG GTGTACTATTGTAAGGAGGATGAGGTCTGTTTGTACCAATCTGTGGCTTTTGAGGTACCATTCCGAGATGCAATTCCAGGTTCGAGTCCTGCAGAAATTTCACTTGATTATGCTGTGAAGCCCAAAACACCCACAAACAGCTTACTAGCAGTTGCC
- the LOC100247769 gene encoding protein SUPPRESSOR OF QUENCHING 1, chloroplastic isoform X1, which yields MALRLSSSQRHHTTPFIFPPPSISTPLSLIRRLSSRHVSLRHRRTAAPKACVKLEEKNVPETGKSQWGKVSAVLFDMDGVLCNSEEPSRRAGVDVFHEMGVQVTTEDFVPFMGTGEANFLGGVASVKGVKGFDPEAAKKRFFEIYLEKYAKPNSGIGFPGALELINQCKSNGLKVAVASSADRIKVDANLAAAGLPLSMFDAIVSADAFENLKPAPDIFLAASKILDVPPGECIVIEDALAGVQAAKAAQMRCIAVTTTLPEETLKAAGPSLIRKEIGNVSVHDILTGGSDCPNEKIQGSQYINSFEQTSPEVLKEGAESVSIQETNSDGGGVLSIAGLQGSRRDMVRYGSLGIALSCLAFAVSNWKAMQYASPKAIWNLLFGVNRPTFGKNEGESQTGRIQQFVNYISDLESRGNATTVPEFPSQLDWLNSAPLQLRRDLKGKVVVLDFWTYCCINCMHVLPDLEFLETKYKDKPFTVVGVHSAKFDNEKDLEAIRNAVLRYGINHPVVNDGDMYLWRELGVNSWPTFAVVGPNGKLLAQLSGEGRRKDLDDIVAAALIFYGEKKMLDNSPLPLSLEKENDPRLLTSPLKFPGKLAIDVINNRLFISDSNHNRIVVTDLNGNYILQIGSTGEEGLRDGSFDDATFNRPQGLAYNAKKNLLYVADTENHALREIDFVNETVQTLAGNGTKGSDYQGGGKGATQLLNSPWDVCFEPINEIVYIAMAGQHQIWEHNTLDGVTRAFSGDGYERNLNGYSSTSTSFAQPSGISLSPDLKEVYIADSESSSIRALDLKTGGSRLLAGGDTVFSDNLFRFGDHDGVGSEVLLQHPLGVSCGKDGQIYVADSYNHKIKKLDPATGRVSTLAGTGKAGFKDGRALAAQLSEPSGIVEVENGVLFIADTNNSVIRYLDLKKKEADLVTLELKGVQPPIPKSRSLKRLRRRSSADTQTITADGTSSNEGNLYIRISVPEGYHFSKEAQSKFSIETEPETTMVIAPLDGILSPGGFATLHFRRSSPSAFMARVNCKVYYCKEDEVCLYQSVAFEVPFRDAIPGSSPAEISLDYAVKPKTPTNSLLAVAR from the exons ATGGCACTGAGACTCTCATCTTCTCAGCGCCACCACACCACCCCTTTCATCTTCCCGCCACCGTCGATCTCAACCCCACTTTCTCTCATCCGAAGGCTCTCCTCTCGCCACGTGTCCCTCCGCCACCGGAGGACGGCGGCGCCCAAGGCCTGTGTGAAGCTTGAGGAGAAGAATGTTCCAGAAACTGGGAAGTCCCAGTGGGGGAAAGTGTCTGCTGTGTTGTTTGACATGGATGGCGTGCTCTGTAACAGTGAAGAACCTTCTAGAAGGGCTGGAGTCGACGTGTTCCATGAAATGGGTGTGCAAGTAACGACTGAGGATTTCGTGCCCTTCATGGGGACTG GTGAAGCTAATTTTTTAGGAGGTGTTGCTTCTGTTAAGGGAGTTAAGGGGTTCGATCCTGAGGCAGCAAAGAAAAGGTTCTTTGAGATATATCTAGAGAAG TATGCAAAACCAAATTCTGGAATAGGATTCCCAGGTGCCCTTGAACTCATTAATCAG TGTAAAAGCAATGGCCTAAAAGTTGCAGTTGCATCTAGTGCTGACCGCATCAAGGTTGATGCAAATTTAGCTGCTGCAGGTCTACCATTGTCAAT GTTCGATGCTATTGTATCAGCAGATGCATTTGAGAATTTGAAACCTGCACCAGATATTTTTTTAGCGGCATCAAAGATCTTGGATGTGCCCCCTGGTGAG TGTATTGTAATTGAAGATGCACTAGCTGGAGTACAAGCTGCCAAGGCTGCACAAATGAG ATGTATAGCTGTGACAACTACATTACCGGAAGAGACTCTAAAAGCAGCTGGTCCTTCACTTATCAGAAAGGAGATAGGAAATGTTTCAGTGCATGATATTCTCACTGGTGGCTCTGATTGCCCTA ATGAGAAGATACAGGGATCTCAGtatattaattcttttgaaCAAACTTCACCTGAAGTGCTTAAAGAAGGAGCAGAAAGTGTATCAATCCAGGAAACAAACTCTGATGGTGGTGGGGTCCTCTCAATTGCGGG GTTGCAGGGTTCACGGCGAGATATGGTGAGATATGGAAGTTTGGGCATTGCTCTCTCTTGTCTTGCATTTGCTGTCTCAAACTGGAAG GCAATGCAATATGCATCTCCTAAAGCTATTTGGAATTTATTGTTTGGAGTCAATCGTCCTACTTTTGGAAAGAATGAAG GGGAATCTCAAACTGGAAGAATCCAACAATTTGTGAACTATATATCTGATTTGGAAAGCAG GGGAAATGCTACTACTGTGCCTGAGTTTCCATCTCAACTTGATTGGCTGAATTCGGCTCCCCTTCAATTACGCAGG GATCTGAAAGGCAAGGTGGTTGTACTGGATTTTTGGACCTATTGTTGTATAAATTGTATGCATGTCTTGCCAGATCTAGAATTTTTGGAGACAAAGTACAAAGATAAGCCG TTCACTGTTGTGGGAGTGCATTCTGCAAAGTTTGATAATGAGAAAGACTTAGAGGCCATCCGCAATGCAGTTTTACGCTATGGCATCAATCATCCA GTTGTCAATGATGGAGATATGTATTTATGGAGAGAGCTAGGTGTGAATTCATGGCCTACATTTGCTGTTGTTGGGCCTAATGGTAAGCTCCTTGCACAGTTATCAGGTGAAGGTCGCCGAAAG gACCTTGATGATATAGTGGCAGCAGCTCTTATTTTTTATGGCGAAAAGAAAATGTTAGACAACTCTCCACTTCCCTTGAGTTTGGAGAAAGAGAATGATCCCCGTTTATTGACATCTCCTTTGAAGTTTCCTGGAAAGCTGGCAATTGATGTCATCAACAACAGGCTGTTCATTTCAGACAGTAACCATAACCGCATA GTGGTTACAGACCTAAATGGGAATTATATTCTCCAGATCGGGAGCACAGGAGAAGAGGGTCTACGTGATGGTAGCTTTGATGATGCCACCTTCAATCGCCCTCAG GGTCTGGCTTACAATGCAAAGAAAAATCTCCTCTATGTTGCAGATACTGAAAACCATGCTTTGAG GGAGATTGACTTTGTTAATGAGACAGTACAAACTCTTGCTGGAAATGGAACAAAAGGTTCTGACTACCAAGGGGGAGGAAAAGGGGCAACTCAG CTCCTCAACTCTCCATGGGATGTCTGCTTCGAGCCAATCAATGAGATAGTTTATATTGCAATGGCTGGCCAACATCAGATCTGGGAACATAATACATTAGATGGAGTCACAAGAGCATTTAGTGGTGATGGTTATGAAAGAAACTTGAATGGATACAG CTCTACAAGCACATCATTTGCTCAACCTTCTGGAATTTCATTATCTCCTG ATCTAAAGGAAGTATATATTGCTGATAGTGAAAGTAGCTCCATACGGGCACTTGATCTGAAGACAGGAGGATCAAGATTGCTAGCTGGTGGGGATACAGTTTTCTCAGACAACTTGTTCCGG TTTGGAGATCATGACGGAGTAGGGTCTGAAGTCCTCCTTCAACATCCATTGGGTGTCTCGTGTGGAAAGGATGGTCAAATTTATGTAGCAGATTCTTATAATCACAAG ATCAAGAAGCTAGACCCAGCTACTGGAAGAGTTAGTACATTAGCAGGAACAGGGAAAGCAGGTTTCAAGGATGGAAGAGCCCTAGCTGCTCAG CTCTCAGAGCCATCAGGAATTGTTGAAGTAGAAAATG GGGTCCTTTTTATTGCTGATACAAACAACAGTGTAATAAGATACTTAgacttgaaaaagaaagaagctGATCTTGTTACTCTAGAGCTGAAAGGAGTTCAGCCTCCTATACCAAAATCCCGATCTTTGAAACGCCTTAGAAGACGATCATCAGCTGATACACAGACCATTACAGCTGATGGTACTTCATCCAATGAGGGAAATCTGTATATTAGAATATCAGTTCCAGAAGGGTACCATTTCTCAAAG GAAGCCCAGAGTAAATTCAGTATAGAAACTGAGCCTGAAACTACAATGGTCATTGCTCCCTTGGATGGAATCCTAAGCCCGGGAGGATTTGCAACTCTTCATTTTAGGAGATCCTCTCCGTCAGCTTTCATGGCAAGAGTAAATTGCAAG GTGTACTATTGTAAGGAGGATGAGGTCTGTTTGTACCAATCTGTGGCTTTTGAGGTACCATTCCGAGATGCAATTCCAGGTTCGAGTCCTGCAGAAATTTCACTTGATTATGCTGTGAAGCCCAAAACACCCACAAACAGCTTACTAGCAGTTGCC
- the LOC104881392 gene encoding uncharacterized protein LOC104881392 has translation MASPLHVHILSAHVVSHLHADHDEVKKLLFYKFSPSNPPASSISFEEGPSSDIFSTVKMKTAIITVFVISSMLFCLQADARRLMLEEVKRARGETDVKPSLVPAKSGMNGNGMTADQVNSNSEEKNESDEASNGQGSSASGSTHHFYPDEPPRHGHQTLIP, from the exons ATGGCTTCTCCACTACATGTTCATATTCTTAGTGCCCACGTTGTCTCTCATCTTCATGCTGATCATGATGAAGTGAAGAAACTACTCTTCTATAAATTCTCTCCCTCCAATCCGCCAGCTTCATCAATCAGCTTTGAGGAAGGACCATCATCAG ACATTTTCTCAACAGTGAAAATGAAGACGGCGATCATTACTGTTTTCGTCATCAGTTCAATGTTGTTTTGTCTTCAAGCGGACGCCAGACGGCTTATGCTCGAGGAGGTGAAGAGGGCCAGAGGCGAAACCGATGTTAAACCAAGCCTTGTTCCTGCAAAATCAGGCATGAATGGTAATGGGATGACTGCTGACCAGGTTAACAGCAACAGcgaagaaaagaatgagagcgaTGAAGCTTCTAATGGTCAAGGATCGTCGGCTTCCGGCTCAACTCACCATTTCTACCCTGATGAGCCCCCTCGTCATGGACACCAAACTTTAATTCCATAA
- the LOC100247691 gene encoding pentatricopeptide repeat-containing protein At5g48910: MSSTATTATEAPYHHHHLIPNGHSTETSKLSHKAILHLLNTQCTTSLHHLKQAHALILRTGHLQDSYIAGSLVKSYANVSTNRYLSFESSLRVFDFVRKPNVFLWNCMIKVCIENNEPFKAILLYYEMMVAHFRPNKYTYPAVLKACSDAGVVAEGVQVHAHLVKHGLGGDGHILSSAIRMYASFGRLVEARRILDDKGGEVDAVCWNAMIDGYLRFGEVEAARELFEGMPDRSMISTWNAMISGFSRCGMVEVAREFFDEMKERDEISWSAMIDGYIQEGCFMEALEIFHQMQKEKIRPRKFVLPSVLSACANLGALDQGRWIHTYAKRNSIQLDGVLGTSLVDMYAKCGRIDLAWEVFEKMSNKEVSSWNAMIGGLAMHGRAEDAIDLFSKMDINPNEITFVGVLNACAHGGLVQKGLTIFNSMRKEYGVEPQIEHYGCIVDLLGRAGLLTEAEKVVSSIPTEPTPAVWGALLGACRKHGNVELGERVGKILLELEPQNSGRYTLLSNIYAKAGRWEEVGEVRKLMKERGIKTTPGTSIIDLGRGEVHKFIIGDGSHPQVKDIYQMLDKVKERLQMEGYEPDPSQVLFDIDEEEKETAVWQHSEKLAIGFGLINTSPGTTIRIVKNLRVCEDCHSATKLISQVYNREIIVRDRIRYHHFRNGACSCKDFW; this comes from the coding sequence ATGAGCTCAACTGCAACTACAGCCACAGAAGCTCcctatcatcatcatcatctgaTTCCAAACGGCCACTCCACAGAGACCTCTAAACTCTCCCACAAAGCAATCTTACATCTCCTCAACACCCAATGCACAACTTCTCTTCACCATCTCAAGCAAGCCCATGCACTTATACTAAGGACTGGCCACCTCCAAGACAGCTACATCGCAGGCTCCTTAGTAAAATCCTATGCAAATGTAAGTACTAATCGATATCTCAGCTTTGAGAGTTCGTTGAGAGTGTTCGACTTTGTGCGGAAACCGAATGTTTTTTTGTGGAATTGTATGATCAAGGTGTGTATTGAGAACAATGAGCCCTTTAAGGCCATCTTACTGTATTATGAGATGATGGTTGCACACTTTAGGCCTAATAAGTACACATATCCTGCAGTGCTCAAGGCCTGCAGCGACGCCGGGGTGGTGGCAGAGGGGGTTCAAGTCCATGCCCATTTGGTGAAACATGGCCTTGGTGGAGATGGACACATATTGAGCTCAGCGATTAGGATGTATGCATCATTTGGACGCTTGGTGGAGGCACGGCGAATTCTTGATGATAAGGGTGGGGAAGTGGATGCTGTTTGTTGGAATGCTATGATTGATGGGTACTTGAGATTTGGAGAAGTTGAAGCAGCTAGAGAGTTGTTTGAAGGTATGCCAGATAGGAGTATGATCAGTACTTGGAACGCGATGATTAGCGGCTTTTCTAGATGTGGCATGGTGGAAGTTGCTAGGGAGTTTTTTGATGAGATGAAGGAAAGGGATGAGATATCTTGGAGTGCCATGATTGATGGTTATATTCAAGAAGGGTGTTTCATGGAGGCCCTGGAAATTTTTCATCAAATGCAGAAAGAGAAAATTAGGCCAAGAAAATTTGTGCTTCCTAGTGTGCTGTCTGCTTGTGCTAATTTGGGAGCACTTGATCAAGGAAGATGGATTCATACTTATGCGAAGAGGAACTCCATTCAACTGGATGGAGTGCTGGGTACTTCTTTGGTGGACATGTATGCAAAATGCGGGCGAATCGACCTAGCATGGGAGGTTTTTGAGAAGATGTCAAACAAAGAAGTCTCCTCTTGGAATGCCATGATCGGGGGGCTGGCTATGCACGGTCGGGCTGAGGATGCCATCGACCTCTTCTCAAAAATGGACATAAACCCGAATGAAATCACCTTTGTGGGGGTCCTGAATGCTTGTGCTCATGGAGGTTTGGTCCAAAAAGGCCTaacaattttcaattcaatgagAAAAGAGTATGGGGTTGAGCCCCAAATTGAGCATTATGGCTGCATTGTAGACCTTCTAGGAAGGGCTGGGCTCTTAACAGAGGCGGAGAAGGTCGTAAGCTCAATCCCAACTGAGCCTACTCCAGCAGTTTGGGGAGCACTCCTGGGGGCTTGCAGGAAGCATGGAAATGTCGAATTGGGTGAAAGAGTGGGGAAGATTTTACTCGAGCTCGAGCCGCAGAACAGCGGCCGCTACACattattatcaaacatctaTGCAAAGGCCGGAAGGTGGGAAGAAGTAGGAGAAGTGCGAAAACTGATGAAGGAAAGGGGAATAAAGACAACTCCTGGAACCAGCATTATCGACTTAGGCCGAGGCGAGGTCCACAAGTTCATAATTGGGGATGGCTCACACCCTCAAGTGAAGGACATCTACCAAATGCTGGACAAGGTCAAGGAAAGGCTGCAGATGGAAGGCTATGAACCGGACCCGTCTCAAGTTTTGTTCGATATTGACGAAGAAGAGAAGGAGACCGCAGTTTGGCAGCATAGCGAAAAGCTTGCCATTGGTTTTGGCCTAATCAACACAAGCCCAGGAACAACCATCCGAATAGTGAAGAACCTAAGGGTGTGTGAGGACTGCCATTCTGCAACCAAGCTTATCTCGCAAGTGTATAACCGAGAAATCATAGTGAGGGACCGTATCAGGTATCATCATTTCAGAAATGGGGCGTGTTCATGTAAGGATTTCTGGTGA
- the LOC104881391 gene encoding B3 domain-containing protein At5g26805 encodes MEKTTFHHFLLTKVEEEEEIKRYGCSPHERRWEIVEKRVEPPKLLQLFPWEINKVLNANDVSSLGALELTPEQVHNHIFKYWEANMVAKVLNSEQVPIVIIDVDTDTKHSLFFKKWSQDENFIIHSSWMNDFVRRRDLQEGMLIGMYWDIRSSSFKFSILNNHIVD; translated from the coding sequence ATGGAGAAAACTACCTTCCATCATTTTCTCCTCAcaaaagttgaagaagaagaagaaataaagcGATATGGTTGTAGCCCTCATGAGCGTCGTTGGGAGATTGTTGAAAAAAGAGTTGAACCTCCCAAACTCTTGCAACTCTTCCCATGGGAGATCAACAAAGTTCTTAATGCTAATGATGTTTCATCTCTAGGGGCCCTTGAACTAACCCCTGAGCAAGTTCACAACCACATTTTTAAGTATTGGGAGGCAAACATGGTGGCAAAAGTGCTTAATAGTGAGCAAGTTCCTATTGTCATTATTGATGTTGACACTGATACTAAGCATAGCTTGTTTTTTAAGAAGTGGTCACAAGATGAAAACTTCATCATTCATTCTAGTTGGATGAATGATTTTGTGAGGCGTCGAGATCTTCAAGAGGGTATGCTTATTGGAATGTATTGGGACATAAGGTCttcatcctttaagttctccatATTGAACAATCACATAGTTGATTAG
- the LOC104881390 gene encoding putative pectinesterase 52 produces the protein MEIFPQFKKPLILCRKTIPGGYESVSTLGFTVKRSSSPKRNSSSFSKERAEEQRLSNGGILGTPKTALALYFMQIILLQNTYNILIPSNNGTRMRWAPAILVDADKVSFYKCGFSSLQDTVTDDRGRHLYKNCFIQGAVDFIWGGGQSVFQTCVINVLGTAIGLGPGFITARARGSLEDPSGFVFKFGQVIGTGQTYLGRPYTSFSRVIFYRTNFSPIIVPESGHHGTRAFFELLIELIGLSCRNTVTFVEADCMGEGANKGKRIQWLKKLSTKDLNFFVKSPDFIDKEMWLEKIPLPLTEGN, from the exons ATGGAAATTTTTCCACAGTTCAAGAAGCCATTGATTCTGTGCCGGAAAACAATACCAGGTGGATACGAATCCGTATCAACCCTGGGATTTACAG TGAAAAGGTCATCGTCCCCAAAGAGAAACAGTTCATCTTTCTCGAAGGAAAGAGCAGAAGAACAACGATTATCCAATGGAGGGATACTGGGAACTCCAAAAACAGCTCTAGCTTTATACTTCATGCAGATAATTTTGCTGCAA AATACTTACAACATATTAATTCCATCTAACAATGGGACTCGTATGAGATGGGCACCGGCAATTCTAGTCGATGCAGACAAAGTTTCTTTCTATAAATGCGGTTTCAGCAGCCTGCAAGACACGGTGACAGACGATAGGGGCCGCCATCTTTACAAAAATTGCTTCATTCAAGGTGCAGTAGATTTCATCTGGGGTGGTGGCCAGTCTGTTTTCCAG ACATGCGTTATCAATGTACTGGGAACAGCCATAGGACTCGGGCCTGGTTTCATCACAGCACGAGCACGAGGAAGCTTAGAGGATCCCAGTGGGTTTGTGTTCAAATTTGGACAAGTGATTGGAACAGGCCAAACATATCTTGGAAGACCATATACATCATTTTCTCGAGTAATTTTTTACAGGACGAATTTCTCCCCTATCATAGTTCCAGAGTCCGGTCACCATGGAACCAGG GCATTTTTTGAGCTACTGATCGAGTTAATAGGGTTGTCATGCAGGAATACCGTCACATTTGTGGAGGCAGATTGCATGGGAGAAGGAGCAAACAAGGGAAAGCGGATTCAGTGGCTAAAGAAGCTTAGTACaaaagatttgaatttttttgtgaaGTCTCCAGATTTCATTGACAAAGAAATGTGGTTGGAGAAGATTCCTCTCCCACTCACAGAAGGAAATTAA
- the LOC100264921 gene encoding probable pectinesterase 55: protein MSSIRIILVFLLFSYGDWMLTEADPASIAKQISVPGDYGKIQDAIDQGVPSFSNQWTLIKLASGVYTETILINGIKSNIILEGGGKDNTILTWKSSGLQLREAPLMLKGANNFIAKGITFKNTLNHEELAHLQDKDNGGAYRAVAAMVHGEHISFYECGFVSVQDTLWDKEGHHLFKSCYIEGHVDFIFGDGTSVYEDCKLNSIGSGYITAQKRESPQAESGFVFKSAELYGVGPTYLGRAYGPYSRVLFYQSKFANIVRPEGWDSIGEDPNQLTYAEVECTGEGADTSKRVPWLKKLDGTQELQYLLSPSFNDKDGWIEDQPTFY, encoded by the exons ATGTCGTCGATCAGAATcattcttgtttttcttctgtttAGTTATGGAGACTGGATGTTAACTGAAGCAGATCCAGCTTCCATTGCCAAGCAAATCTCGGTACCAGGAGATTATGGAAAAATCCAAGATGCCATTGATCAAGGTGTTCCTAGTTTCAGTAACCAATGGACTTTGATTAAACTTGCCTCTGGGGTTTACAC TGAGACTATCTTAATTAATGGCATTAAGTCGAATATTATTTTGGAGGGTGGTGGTAAGGATAACACTATTCTTACTTGGAAGTCTTCTGGTCTACAACTAAGAGAGGCTCCCTTGATGTTAAAAGGTGCAAACAATTTCATTGCAAAAGGCATAACTTTCAAG AACACACTGAATCATGAAGAACTCGCACACCTCCAAGACAAAGACAATGGCGGTGCTTATCGTGCTGTTGCTGCCATGGTACATGGAGAGCATATTTCATTCTATGAGTGTGGATTTGTTAGTGTGCAAGATACATTGTGGGACAAAGAAGGTCACCATCTTTTCAAATCTTGCTACATTGAGGGCCACGTAGACTTCATCTTTGGCGACGGCACTTCGGTTTATGAG GATTGCAAACTAAACTCAATTGGCTCTGGTTACATAACTGCACAGAAGAGAGAAAGCCCTCAAGCAGAATCTGGTTTTGTGTTCAAATCTGCAGAACTATATGGGGTTGGTCCAACATATCTTGGTAGGGCATATGGACCTTATTCAAGGGTATTGTTCTATCAATCGAAATTTGCAAACATTGTGAGACCAGAGGGATGGGATAGTATTGGAGAAGACCC GAACCAACTAACTTATGCGGAGGTAGAGTGTACCGGCGAAGGGGCGGATACTTCAAAACGAGTTCCTTGGTTAAAGAAACTTGACGGAACTCAAGAGCTACAATATCTTCTTAGCCCATCTTTCAATGACAAGGATGGATGGATAGAAGACCAACCCACATTTTATTGA